Proteins co-encoded in one uncultured Draconibacterium sp. genomic window:
- a CDS encoding competence/damage-inducible protein A produces MKAEIITIGDEILIGQIVDTNSAWMGEQFNLNGIEIYQITSVHDNHNHIIRAIKNAEQHADLVVITGGLGPTKDDITKHTLCEYFNTKLVFHEPTLKTIYERFKFRGIDMNKMNRDQAMLPESCTILPNKMGTAPGMWFEKNDTIFVSMPGVPFEMKYLVEFEVLPRLRETGRTKAIFHKTVLTQGVPESMLAERIADWEDALPTHIKLAYLPNPMAVRLRLSAIGDDLEALKSDVEKEIEKLKTIIPEAIFGYDLETMAEVIGRELVQQNKKLAVAESCTGGYISHLITSVPGSSEYYNGSVTSYSNEMKEKLLGVSRENLEKYGAVSEQVAREMVEGVKRVMNADYAVATTGIAGPTGGTEEKPVGTVWIAVSGPEKTWVKKYTFVGDQRDRNIVRSGQSALQLLRRMVLGEL; encoded by the coding sequence ATGAAAGCAGAAATTATTACTATAGGCGATGAAATACTGATTGGACAAATCGTTGATACTAACTCGGCCTGGATGGGCGAGCAGTTTAACCTGAACGGCATCGAAATTTACCAGATTACATCGGTACACGACAATCATAATCATATTATACGAGCTATAAAAAATGCCGAGCAACACGCAGATTTAGTAGTTATTACCGGAGGTTTGGGACCAACAAAAGACGACATAACCAAACATACGCTTTGCGAGTATTTCAATACGAAACTTGTTTTTCACGAGCCCACATTAAAAACCATTTACGAGCGATTTAAATTTCGTGGCATTGATATGAACAAAATGAATCGCGACCAGGCGATGCTGCCGGAATCATGCACTATTTTACCCAATAAAATGGGAACAGCTCCGGGCATGTGGTTCGAAAAAAACGATACCATTTTTGTATCAATGCCGGGCGTACCTTTCGAAATGAAATACCTCGTTGAGTTTGAGGTTTTACCTCGTTTACGCGAAACAGGAAGAACAAAAGCAATTTTTCATAAAACAGTGCTGACGCAGGGTGTTCCTGAATCGATGTTGGCCGAACGAATCGCAGACTGGGAAGACGCTTTACCAACGCACATAAAACTGGCTTATTTACCCAATCCAATGGCTGTAAGGCTGCGGCTTTCTGCAATTGGTGATGATTTAGAAGCGTTAAAAAGTGATGTGGAAAAAGAAATTGAAAAGCTGAAGACAATAATTCCGGAGGCGATTTTTGGTTACGATCTTGAAACGATGGCAGAAGTAATTGGCCGGGAATTGGTGCAGCAAAATAAAAAACTCGCGGTTGCCGAAAGTTGCACGGGTGGTTATATTTCGCACCTTATCACTTCTGTTCCCGGAAGTTCGGAATATTACAACGGTTCGGTTACTTCGTATTCAAACGAAATGAAAGAGAAGTTACTTGGTGTTAGTCGCGAAAATCTGGAGAAATACGGTGCCGTTAGCGAGCAGGTGGCACGCGAAATGGTAGAAGGAGTAAAGCGCGTGATGAATGCTGATTATGCTGTGGCAACCACCGGAATAGCCGGCCCAACAGGAGGGACAGAAGAAAAGCCTGTTGGAACAGTTTGGATCGCTGTTTCGGGACCGGAGAAAACATGGGTTAAAAAGTACACTTTTGTTGGCGATCAGCGAGACCGAAATATTGTGCGTTCAGGACAATCGGCGCTGCAATTGCTGCGAAGAATGGTGCTTGGTGAGCTATAA
- a CDS encoding DsrE family protein, which produces MNSFKNTLIQITQNGMGSGNEKLGQLLVKNYLTLLCEEETPKVITFYNEGVKLICSGSEALEPLKLLAEKGVKLVACKTCLNHFQLLEKVEVGITGTMVDIMHFQKVAEKVVNL; this is translated from the coding sequence ATGAATTCATTCAAAAACACACTCATTCAAATCACACAAAACGGAATGGGATCGGGCAATGAAAAACTAGGGCAGCTATTGGTAAAAAACTACCTTACATTGCTTTGCGAAGAAGAAACGCCCAAAGTAATTACCTTTTACAACGAAGGAGTAAAGCTAATCTGCTCCGGTTCTGAAGCACTTGAGCCTTTAAAGCTGCTCGCAGAAAAAGGCGTAAAACTGGTGGCATGTAAAACGTGTTTAAACCATTTTCAATTGCTCGAAAAAGTTGAAGTAGGTATAACCGGAACGATGGTTGATATTATGCATTTCCAGAAAGTGGCGGAGAAGGTGGTGAACCTCTAA
- a CDS encoding M48 family metallopeptidase, with protein sequence MHEILFWIIIGILVVDFIFEKYLSYLNTTTMSDTIPEEVKGIYDEEEYKKQQAYQRENHRFGILTSSFSMVLTLAMFLFYGFALVDGWAWSFTGNAILAALIFFGIIMFASDIINIPFEIYDTFKIEEKYGFNKTSPKTFVFDKVKGWLVSALIGGGLLALVIFIYQLTGNMFWIYAWLVVSAFSIFMAMFYSNLIVPLFNKQTPLEEGELRDAISAFAQKVGFKLDNIFVIDGSKRSTKANAYFTGLGAKKRIVLYDTLINDLNTEELVAVLAHEIGHNKKKHVVQGLLIGLVQTAIVLFVFGLLIDSPALSAALGVDKPNFHIGMVAFGVLYTPISFFTGIFMNMLSRKNEYQADRFAAENYKPEALASALKKLSINNLSNLTPHKTFVFFHYSHPTLLQRLAFLKSFEK encoded by the coding sequence ATGCACGAAATACTTTTCTGGATCATTATCGGAATTCTTGTTGTTGATTTTATCTTCGAGAAATACCTGTCGTACCTGAATACGACGACCATGAGTGACACGATCCCTGAGGAAGTGAAGGGAATTTACGACGAAGAAGAATATAAGAAACAGCAGGCTTATCAGCGCGAAAACCATCGTTTCGGTATTTTAACCAGCAGCTTTAGTATGGTACTTACTTTAGCTATGTTTTTGTTTTATGGCTTTGCACTGGTGGATGGTTGGGCATGGAGTTTTACCGGGAATGCGATTTTGGCAGCGCTTATATTTTTCGGAATAATCATGTTCGCTTCCGATATTATTAACATCCCTTTCGAAATTTACGACACCTTTAAAATTGAGGAGAAATACGGTTTTAACAAAACCTCACCCAAAACATTTGTTTTTGATAAAGTGAAAGGCTGGCTGGTAAGTGCCCTCATTGGTGGTGGTTTGCTGGCATTGGTTATTTTTATTTATCAGTTAACCGGTAATATGTTCTGGATTTATGCGTGGCTTGTTGTTTCGGCATTTTCCATATTTATGGCCATGTTTTATTCCAACTTGATTGTGCCGCTGTTTAATAAACAAACACCGCTTGAAGAAGGTGAATTGCGCGATGCCATCAGTGCTTTTGCGCAGAAGGTTGGTTTTAAACTGGATAACATTTTTGTGATCGACGGATCGAAACGCTCAACAAAAGCCAATGCTTATTTTACCGGTTTGGGGGCAAAAAAACGAATAGTTCTTTACGATACTTTGATAAACGACCTGAATACCGAAGAGCTGGTAGCGGTTCTGGCACACGAAATCGGCCACAATAAAAAGAAACACGTGGTACAAGGACTTTTGATCGGGTTAGTACAGACAGCTATTGTTTTGTTCGTTTTTGGTTTGTTGATTGATAGTCCGGCATTAAGTGCTGCTCTTGGAGTTGATAAACCCAATTTTCATATTGGAATGGTGGCATTTGGTGTGTTGTATACGCCCATTTCGTTTTTTACCGGCATTTTTATGAATATGCTTTCGCGGAAAAATGAATATCAGGCCGACCGTTTTGCGGCAGAAAATTATAAACCAGAAGCACTGGCGTCGGCATTAAAAAAACTATCGATCAATAACCTGAGCAATTTAACGCCGCATAAAACCTTTGTGTTCTTTCATTATTCTCACCCTACGTTATTGCAGCGTCTGGCGTTTTTAAAGTCGTTTGAGAAGTAG
- a CDS encoding M20 family metallo-hydrolase codes for MEKYIELLKTLIATQSFSKEEENAATVMRAFLEKEGIAYKTKGNNTWAYNKYYSEEKPTILLDSHIDTVRPAKGYTKDPFSPIEEGDVLYGLGSNDAGGPLVSLLGTFVHFYEREDLPYNLIYAATAEEEISGRRGMEIVIPEIAPITFAIIGEPTKMELAIAEKGLLVLDCYAHGKSGHAAREEGENALYKAIEDIEKLRSFEFDKVSEVLGKVKLSVTQIEAGTQHNVVPDNCHFVVDVRTNEHYTNKEAAEIISQQIESEIKPRSVRLNSSGISTHHPFAKLVKKKGINIYGSPTTSDQAIIPFLSIKMGPGDSARSHTADEYILKSEIIAGIERYIELLEELKL; via the coding sequence ATGGAGAAGTACATCGAACTGTTAAAAACACTGATTGCCACACAATCGTTTAGTAAAGAGGAAGAAAATGCAGCCACTGTTATGCGTGCTTTTCTTGAAAAAGAAGGGATAGCGTATAAAACCAAGGGAAATAACACCTGGGCCTACAATAAATACTATTCGGAAGAAAAGCCAACGATTTTACTCGATTCACATATCGATACGGTTCGTCCGGCAAAGGGCTACACCAAAGATCCGTTTTCACCCATTGAAGAAGGCGATGTATTGTATGGTTTAGGAAGTAACGACGCAGGTGGTCCACTGGTTTCGCTTCTGGGCACCTTCGTTCATTTTTACGAACGCGAAGACCTGCCCTACAACCTGATATATGCTGCAACTGCTGAGGAAGAGATTTCGGGCCGACGCGGAATGGAGATTGTAATACCCGAGATTGCCCCAATAACCTTTGCTATAATTGGCGAGCCCACAAAAATGGAGTTGGCCATTGCCGAAAAAGGGTTGCTGGTGTTGGATTGTTACGCCCATGGGAAATCGGGTCACGCTGCCCGCGAAGAAGGCGAAAACGCATTATACAAGGCTATCGAAGACATTGAAAAGCTACGCAGTTTCGAGTTCGACAAAGTTTCGGAAGTGCTCGGAAAAGTAAAACTATCGGTTACTCAAATTGAGGCAGGAACACAGCACAACGTGGTTCCCGACAATTGCCATTTTGTGGTTGATGTGCGTACCAACGAGCATTACACCAACAAAGAAGCCGCCGAAATTATCAGCCAGCAAATTGAATCGGAAATTAAACCTCGTTCGGTTCGTTTAAATTCTTCGGGCATTTCAACGCATCACCCTTTTGCTAAACTTGTTAAGAAAAAAGGAATAAATATTTATGGTTCGCCAACTACATCCGACCAGGCGATTATTCCATTCCTGTCGATAAAAATGGGGCCGGGTGATTCAGCACGTTCGCACACTGCCGACGAATATATTCTCAAAAGCGAGATTATTGCGGGAATTGAACGTTACATTGAATTGCTGGAAGAACTAAAGCTGTAA
- a CDS encoding transaldolase family protein, with protein MNEILKDKIKQFVLQDVNETKVNAVTDSFWQGLKNAGTELWLDTGDMEEAEKNWSAEMTALTTNNTLVNNEIQKGIYDDFIKQTVEIVKDLPIEEQIVEIAFILNARHGIRLAKKFGGFVSVELHTNTAYDYDAIIDYGLRYFSICPDQFIVKVPYTATGLLGARKLRELGVKINFTLEFSARQNAMVAAITKPNYCNVFLGRIGAYIKDNELGSGSGAGERTVISAQHVVTELTKNNETPTKLIAASLRHYSQLDALAGTDVFTMPIKVAAGGRINMDGNFQSKLNEVYPVDLTDEAANYFPEKLWDVSEKELELAKSLGANLPQNENELIDRVHEAGCGDMFPYLSEKDYTLISDDGKIPDHQRWAQRIANGELAIDTLLNLAGLASFTADQAALDDRIRRIISG; from the coding sequence ATGAATGAAATATTAAAGGATAAGATTAAACAATTTGTTTTACAAGATGTAAATGAAACGAAAGTTAATGCCGTTACTGATTCCTTTTGGCAGGGATTAAAAAATGCGGGCACTGAACTTTGGCTCGACACCGGCGATATGGAAGAGGCCGAAAAAAACTGGTCGGCTGAAATGACAGCTTTAACGACCAATAACACGCTGGTAAACAACGAAATTCAGAAAGGAATTTATGACGATTTTATTAAGCAGACTGTTGAAATAGTAAAAGATCTGCCAATAGAAGAGCAAATTGTGGAGATCGCCTTTATCTTAAATGCCCGGCATGGTATTCGGCTAGCCAAAAAGTTTGGCGGCTTTGTAAGCGTAGAATTGCATACCAATACGGCTTACGATTATGACGCCATTATTGATTACGGCTTACGTTACTTTTCCATTTGCCCCGATCAGTTTATTGTAAAAGTTCCGTATACAGCAACCGGATTGCTGGGGGCACGAAAACTACGCGAGTTGGGTGTGAAGATCAATTTTACACTTGAGTTTTCGGCCAGGCAAAATGCGATGGTGGCTGCCATTACCAAGCCTAATTACTGTAACGTATTTTTAGGCCGGATTGGTGCTTACATAAAAGATAATGAGTTGGGTAGCGGTAGTGGAGCAGGAGAGCGAACCGTTATTTCAGCACAACATGTTGTAACCGAACTAACCAAAAACAATGAAACACCAACTAAATTAATTGCCGCAAGTTTGCGCCACTATTCGCAGTTGGATGCGCTGGCCGGCACCGATGTATTTACCATGCCCATAAAAGTGGCTGCCGGTGGAAGAATAAATATGGATGGCAATTTTCAATCAAAACTGAACGAGGTTTATCCGGTAGATTTAACCGATGAGGCGGCCAATTATTTCCCGGAAAAATTATGGGACGTGAGCGAAAAAGAACTGGAACTGGCAAAAAGTCTGGGGGCCAATCTTCCCCAAAATGAAAATGAACTGATTGACCGGGTTCACGAAGCGGGTTGCGGCGATATGTTTCCGTACCTGAGCGAGAAAGATTACACACTTATCTCTGATGATGGCAAAATTCCAGATCATCAGCGGTGGGCCCAGCGTATTGCCAATGGCGAACTGGCAATTGATACCTTGCTAAATTTAGCCGGCCTGGCAAGTTTTACAGCCGATCAGGCTGCACTCGACGATCGAATCAGAAGAATAATTAGTGGCTAA
- the mnmH gene encoding tRNA 2-selenouridine(34) synthase MnmH, which yields MLQEISISEYIKLAKSVPIVDVRSPGEYAKGHIPGAYSIPLFSNDERAAVGTAYVQQSKEEAIKLGYKYVTPKLEWFIYESRKLAPDGIIAVHCWRGGMRSKSFAQHLSDNGFTKVYVITGGYKAFRNHALESFKIDADICILGGYTGSGKTRILNELKEQGEQIIDLEGLANHKGSAFGRIGDGNQPTIEQFENNLFWEWKDLDYTKTIWIEDESHRIGLVNIPMNFFENMRKHPVIFLDVSRAARARFLVKDYSEADKAMLRDSILRIQKRLGGLNTRYALEHLEENELFEVAMICLIYYDKYYLRGLKNREHQDIHTIELQTISPEIISQQIKEYYESNRNKKY from the coding sequence ATGTTACAGGAAATCAGCATTTCAGAATATATAAAACTGGCAAAATCGGTACCTATTGTCGATGTTCGATCGCCGGGGGAGTACGCGAAAGGGCATATACCGGGAGCCTATAGCATTCCGCTATTCTCGAATGACGAGCGGGCAGCTGTGGGAACAGCGTATGTTCAGCAATCAAAAGAAGAGGCCATTAAACTGGGATACAAATACGTTACGCCAAAATTAGAATGGTTTATTTATGAATCGAGGAAGCTGGCTCCTGATGGAATAATTGCAGTGCATTGCTGGCGTGGAGGAATGCGCTCAAAGTCATTTGCACAGCACCTTTCCGACAATGGTTTTACAAAAGTTTATGTAATTACCGGTGGTTATAAAGCTTTCCGAAACCATGCATTGGAGTCGTTTAAAATCGATGCTGATATTTGTATTCTGGGTGGTTATACCGGTAGCGGTAAAACACGTATTTTAAATGAACTGAAAGAACAGGGTGAACAGATTATTGACCTGGAAGGATTGGCCAACCACAAAGGATCGGCTTTCGGGCGTATTGGAGACGGCAATCAACCCACCATAGAACAGTTTGAAAACAACTTGTTTTGGGAATGGAAAGATCTGGATTACACCAAAACCATTTGGATTGAAGACGAAAGCCATCGCATTGGGTTAGTAAATATCCCTATGAACTTTTTTGAAAATATGAGAAAGCACCCTGTGATTTTCCTTGATGTTTCACGGGCAGCAAGAGCTCGTTTTCTGGTAAAAGATTATTCAGAAGCCGACAAAGCAATGCTTAGAGATTCGATTTTGCGAATTCAAAAGCGCCTGGGAGGATTAAACACCCGATATGCACTGGAACACCTTGAAGAAAACGAACTATTTGAAGTGGCGATGATCTGCCTGATATACTACGACAAATACTACCTGAGAGGATTAAAAAACAGGGAACACCAGGATATTCATACTATTGAATTGCAAACCATTTCGCCAGAAATAATTTCCCAACAAATTAAAGAATACTATGAGTCAAACAGAAACAAAAAATATTAA
- the selD gene encoding selenide, water dikinase SelD, with protein MSQTETKNIKLTKYSHGAGCGCKISPKVLSTILETKLDMGVQPNLLVGNDSRDDAAVLDLGNGTAIISTTDFFMPIVDDPFTFGRIAATNAISDVFAMGGKPILAIAILGWPINKLAPEIAREVVEGGRQVCKEVGISLAGGHSIDSPEPIFGLAVTGQVDLKNIKQNDTATEGCQLLLTKPLGVGILTTAQKKGVLASEHEQIAPELMCRLNTPGFELAKIPGVKAMTDVTGFGLLGHLTEMCEGSKLSAHIEYDKIPTLPMLKQYLEQNCIPGGTLRNWESYGHHVSIKEDSYKNILCDPQTSGGLLLAVEPEALSEVKACLAKFNIQASPFGQLIEKEEQLITVD; from the coding sequence ATGAGTCAAACAGAAACAAAAAATATTAAACTCACAAAATATAGCCACGGAGCCGGTTGCGGCTGCAAAATATCGCCTAAAGTTTTAAGTACTATTCTTGAAACGAAACTCGACATGGGAGTTCAACCGAATCTTTTGGTAGGAAATGATAGCCGCGACGATGCTGCTGTATTGGATTTAGGAAATGGCACTGCCATAATAAGTACTACCGATTTTTTTATGCCCATTGTTGACGATCCGTTTACTTTTGGCCGAATTGCTGCCACCAATGCCATTAGCGATGTATTTGCCATGGGCGGAAAACCCATTCTTGCGATTGCCATTTTGGGCTGGCCGATAAACAAACTAGCCCCTGAAATTGCCCGCGAAGTGGTTGAAGGGGGGCGTCAGGTTTGTAAAGAAGTAGGTATAAGTTTGGCCGGCGGGCACAGTATCGACAGCCCCGAACCGATTTTTGGCCTTGCTGTTACCGGACAAGTAGATCTGAAAAACATTAAACAAAACGACACTGCTACTGAAGGATGTCAGTTGCTTTTAACCAAACCACTGGGAGTTGGTATTTTAACCACAGCACAGAAAAAAGGCGTTTTGGCCAGCGAGCACGAACAAATTGCACCGGAGTTAATGTGCCGGTTAAATACCCCCGGTTTTGAACTGGCAAAAATACCAGGCGTTAAAGCCATGACCGACGTAACCGGTTTTGGATTGCTCGGTCATCTCACCGAAATGTGCGAAGGCAGTAAACTTTCAGCACACATTGAATACGATAAAATTCCTACCCTTCCAATGCTTAAACAATACCTGGAACAAAACTGTATTCCGGGCGGTACACTGCGCAATTGGGAAAGCTACGGACATCATGTTTCGATCAAAGAGGACAGCTACAAAAACATTTTATGCGATCCGCAAACCAGCGGAGGATTGTTACTGGCTGTTGAACCTGAAGCACTTTCGGAAGTGAAAGCTTGTCTGGCAAAATTCAATATTCAGGCTTCACCATTTGGGCAACTTATTGAAAAAGAAGAACAATTGATTACTGTCGACTAA
- a CDS encoding VF530 family protein, which translates to MERNANKEPEKQPNNPLHGKTLEAILVYLVSYYGWDELGDIIRINSFRNNPSLKSSLKFLRRTPWAREKVEELYVETVEK; encoded by the coding sequence ATGGAACGAAACGCAAATAAAGAGCCTGAAAAACAGCCCAACAATCCGTTGCACGGAAAAACACTTGAAGCCATTTTGGTATACTTGGTAAGTTACTATGGCTGGGACGAACTGGGAGATATTATTCGCATCAATTCCTTTCGGAATAATCCCAGCTTAAAATCGAGTTTGAAATTTTTGCGCCGCACACCCTGGGCGCGCGAGAAGGTCGAAGAACTTTATGTTGAAACAGTTGAAAAATAA
- a CDS encoding glycoside hydrolase family 20 protein, with amino-acid sequence MKLSLVSVFLFVLLGLVSCSVKKPVKINLVPKPVELVEMNGTFVLSAKSKFVQLGQNEELKELEDYAQSIIEERTGFKLSEGEGTGLKFELVENSEIGEEGYFLTVNKNGITIKANTTGGLFYGLQTFRQLLPIEPTNEVVLPYLEIKDYPRLAWRGLHLDAGRHFFSAEDVKRYIDLMSMYKINTFHWHLTEDQGWRIEIKKYPRLTEVGSWRKKVGFEANQEKGLNVDDGKPYGGFYTQDEVREIVEYARLRNVTVVPEIEMPGHSMAAMVAYPELYCFPDEKLEVRTEGGVSNGVYCAGKEETFEFLQDVLDEVMELFPSEIIHIGGDEAPKANWKKCPLCQKRIKDEDLEDEHELQSYFIKRIEKYLNSKGRRLVGWDEIMEGGLSKTATVMSWRGVTPGIEAAELGNDVIMTPGTPFYISRPQSINKVTKYDGAVNTMRDIYAFYPVSDELSIEARKHIIGVQACMWSEGTPNRKILEYKAYPRAIAVAEMGWTPQEQRDWDDFYRRVEKHLPQLAFYGVEYGQRSYDVEINVVPGSDHKSIFAEFITEVPENVYYTIDGSDPTRNSKVYDGKFEIKATGTLKARMFRPDGSAGRIASQQVNFHKAQGKKVHYNIPYSLKHNGGGDYAMTNGLKNKWQGFEKRNVDFVIDLGEVCEFSKIETNWYYDINDWIFKPEEVKYELSDDGKNFETVYASNHVNAKNVYAKGTLNLVKEFEKRKARYIRITAKNPMENPAWHSSAGGASWLFIDEVIVD; translated from the coding sequence ATGAAGTTAAGTCTGGTCTCTGTTTTTTTATTCGTCCTTTTAGGATTGGTTAGTTGTTCTGTAAAAAAGCCGGTTAAAATCAACCTCGTTCCTAAACCTGTTGAGTTGGTTGAAATGAATGGAACTTTTGTGTTATCAGCAAAAAGTAAGTTTGTTCAACTTGGACAAAACGAAGAACTTAAGGAACTTGAAGATTACGCTCAGTCAATTATCGAGGAAAGAACGGGATTTAAACTGTCAGAGGGAGAAGGAACGGGGCTCAAATTCGAGTTGGTAGAAAATAGTGAAATAGGAGAGGAAGGTTATTTTCTTACCGTTAATAAAAACGGAATTACAATAAAGGCAAATACCACCGGAGGTTTATTCTACGGACTTCAGACTTTTAGGCAGCTTTTGCCGATAGAACCGACAAATGAAGTTGTGTTACCATATCTTGAAATTAAGGACTATCCGCGCCTGGCATGGCGTGGTTTGCATCTTGATGCGGGGCGACACTTTTTTTCAGCCGAAGATGTAAAGCGTTATATTGATTTAATGTCGATGTATAAAATCAATACTTTTCACTGGCACCTTACCGAAGATCAGGGATGGCGGATTGAGATAAAAAAATATCCGCGACTAACAGAAGTTGGTAGTTGGCGAAAGAAAGTTGGGTTTGAGGCTAATCAGGAAAAAGGGCTGAATGTGGATGACGGCAAACCGTATGGAGGATTTTATACGCAGGATGAGGTTCGGGAAATTGTTGAATATGCACGCTTGAGAAATGTTACTGTTGTGCCCGAAATTGAAATGCCGGGACACTCTATGGCTGCAATGGTGGCTTATCCCGAATTGTATTGTTTTCCCGATGAGAAGCTGGAAGTACGAACAGAAGGAGGAGTTTCCAACGGCGTTTATTGTGCCGGGAAAGAAGAAACTTTCGAATTTTTGCAGGATGTTTTGGATGAAGTGATGGAGTTATTTCCTTCTGAAATTATACACATAGGAGGTGATGAGGCTCCAAAAGCAAACTGGAAAAAATGTCCGCTTTGCCAGAAGCGAATAAAGGATGAAGATCTTGAGGATGAACATGAATTACAGAGTTATTTTATAAAACGAATTGAGAAGTACCTGAATTCAAAAGGCCGTCGCTTGGTAGGCTGGGACGAAATTATGGAAGGCGGGCTTTCGAAAACTGCAACTGTAATGTCGTGGCGTGGAGTAACACCCGGAATTGAAGCTGCCGAGTTGGGCAACGACGTAATTATGACTCCCGGCACTCCATTTTACATCAGTCGTCCACAATCGATAAACAAGGTGACAAAATACGATGGAGCAGTGAATACCATGCGCGATATTTATGCGTTTTATCCGGTTTCTGATGAACTTTCAATTGAAGCGCGTAAGCATATTATTGGTGTGCAGGCATGCATGTGGAGTGAAGGAACTCCCAACCGAAAAATTTTGGAATACAAAGCATATCCGCGTGCAATTGCCGTAGCCGAGATGGGATGGACACCACAGGAACAACGCGATTGGGATGATTTTTATCGCCGTGTGGAGAAGCATCTGCCACAGCTTGCGTTTTATGGCGTGGAATACGGGCAACGTTCGTATGATGTAGAAATAAATGTTGTTCCGGGGAGCGATCATAAAAGTATCTTTGCGGAGTTTATTACTGAAGTTCCGGAAAATGTGTATTACACAATTGATGGAAGTGACCCAACACGAAATAGTAAGGTGTACGACGGTAAATTTGAAATAAAAGCAACTGGTACGTTAAAAGCCCGAATGTTCAGACCCGACGGCTCTGCCGGTAGAATTGCCTCGCAGCAAGTTAATTTTCATAAAGCACAGGGAAAAAAGGTACACTACAATATTCCCTATTCATTAAAGCATAATGGTGGTGGAGATTATGCTATGACCAATGGTTTGAAAAACAAATGGCAGGGCTTTGAAAAAAGAAATGTAGATTTTGTAATTGACCTTGGAGAAGTATGCGAATTCTCGAAAATTGAGACCAACTGGTATTATGATATAAACGACTGGATCTTCAAACCTGAGGAAGTGAAATACGAGCTTTCAGATGATGGCAAAAATTTTGAAACTGTTTATGCGTCAAACCACGTGAATGCTAAAAATGTTTACGCTAAAGGCACGTTAAACCTGGTGAAAGAGTTTGAAAAACGGAAAGCCCGCTATATTAGAATAACAGCTAAAAATCCGATGGAAAATCCGGCATGGCATAGTAGTGCCGGCGGAGCAAGCTGGTTATTTATTGATGAGGTGATTGTGGACTAA
- a CDS encoding DUF4395 domain-containing protein, with the protein MSKIVQFGENVRGYTIPVLNEREIRAAAGMLFMLMFISIQQATQGNFTPLKYAIIVFLTDILIRVLINPKYSPPLILGRWIVRNQTPEYVGARQKKFAWKIGLGLAFTMLILAVIVNSYSPITGIICMICLVFLFFEAVFGICLGCKFYPLLFKEKVQYCPGEVCDIKSRHDIQKTNWSHLLIVLGFAAFIVLTYFLFNEQFIKPPFDLFGLNS; encoded by the coding sequence ATGAGTAAAATCGTTCAATTTGGAGAAAACGTTCGGGGCTACACCATCCCGGTTTTAAACGAAAGAGAGATCCGCGCTGCAGCCGGAATGCTTTTTATGCTGATGTTTATTTCCATACAACAAGCAACACAAGGCAATTTTACCCCTTTGAAATATGCTATTATTGTTTTCCTTACCGATATACTGATTCGCGTGCTTATTAATCCAAAATATTCACCACCCCTCATCCTGGGGCGTTGGATTGTGCGTAACCAAACACCCGAATATGTTGGGGCACGCCAAAAGAAATTTGCATGGAAGATTGGACTTGGGCTTGCCTTTACCATGCTAATATTGGCAGTAATTGTAAACTCCTATAGTCCGATAACCGGAATTATCTGCATGATCTGCCTGGTATTTTTATTCTTCGAGGCAGTGTTTGGCATTTGCCTTGGGTGCAAATTCTACCCTTTGTTATTTAAAGAAAAGGTGCAGTACTGTCCTGGCGAAGTTTGCGATATAAAATCACGCCACGATATTCAGAAAACAAACTGGTCGCATTTACTTATTGTTTTAGGATTTGCAGCTTTTATCGTACTCACCTATTTTTTGTTTAACGAGCAGTTTATTAAGCCACCATTCGATTTGTTTGGGTTGAATTCATAA